From a region of the Cyprinus carpio isolate SPL01 chromosome B21, ASM1834038v1, whole genome shotgun sequence genome:
- the pcsk1 gene encoding neuroendocrine convertase 1 isoform X3, with protein sequence MSSSLPKLDLHVIPVWKKGITGKGVVITVLDDGLEWNHTDIYPNYDPAASYDFNDNDPDPFPRYDSTNENKHGTRCAGEIAMQADNNKCGVGVAYNSKVGGIRMLDGIVTDAIEASSIGFNPDHVDIYSASWGPNDDGKTVEGPGRLAQKAFEYGIQKGRGGKGSIFVWASGNGGRQGDNCDCDGYTDSLYTISISSASQQGLSPWYAEKCSSTLATAYSSGDYTDQRITSADLHNECTETHTGTSASAPLAAGIFALALEQNPDLTWRDLQHLVVWTSEFDPLANNPGWKRNGAGLMVNSRFGFGLLNAKALVDLADPKVWKHIPEKKQCIVRDETFQPRPLKAAGEISIEIPTKACAGQANSVVSLEHVQVEVSIEYTRRGDLHITLTSPSGTTTVLLAERERDTSSNGFRNWAFMSVHTWGENPTGTWTLKITDTSGRMENEGQIISWKLILHGTSEKPEHMKEARVYTPYNAVQNDRRGVEPMEDMIKQEAPTPAHKPEISSPVVPDLLPSAASISVPEKNPEAPGSSTASLALLRLLQSAFNRQTPAVPQHALAVPPAPPKSFQPERIPPQKLYQALDQLNHYRGSENGLFSDYSDNFYRAQPYRHRDDRLLQALFDMLGDDQQ encoded by the exons ATGTCATCATCCCTGCCCAAACTGGACCTGCACGTGATCCCGGTCTGGAAGAAGGGCATTACCGGCAAAGGAGTGGTCATTACCGTGCTGGATGATGGCCTCGAGTGGAACCACACCGACATTTATCCTAACTAT GATCCTGCTGCTAGCTATGATTTTAATGACAACGATCCAGATCCCTTTCCCAGATACGACTCCACCAATGAAAACAA GCATGGTACCAGATGTGCTGGAGAGATTGCCATGCAAGCAGACAACAACAAATGTGGTGTCGGAGTGGCCTACAACTCCAAAGTGGGAG GGATACGAATGCTGGATGGAATCGTGACAGATGCCATTGAAGCCAGTTCCATTGGCTTTAACCCTGATCATGTGGACATCTACAGCGCCAGCTGGGGCCCTAACGATGACGGGAAGACCGTGGAGGGGCCTGGGCGCCTGGCCCAGAAAGCTTTTGAGTATGGTATCCAGAAG GGTCGTGGAGGGAAGGGCTCCATTTTTGTCTGGGCGTCTGGTAACGGTGGTCGTCAGGGCGACAACTGCGATTGTGATGGATACACAGACAGTCTGTACACCATCTCCATCAGCAGTGCATCCCAGCAGGGTTTGTCTCCCTGGTACGCTGAGAAATGCTCCTCTACGCTGGCTACGGCCTACAGCAGTGGAGACTACACCGACCAGAGAATT ACTAGTGCCGATTTGCACAATGAatgcacagagacacacactggCACATCTGCATCTGCTCCATTGGCTGCTGGGATATTTGCACTGGCTTTGGAGCAGAA TCCTGATCTGACCTGGCGAGACCTTCAGCACTTAGTGGTTTGGACGTCTGAGTTTGACCCCCTGGCCAATAACCCAGGCTGGAAAAGGAATGGAGCTGGTTTGATGGTCAACAGTCGTTTTGGGTTTGGTCTCCTGAATGCCAAAGCTCTAGTGGATCTGGCTGATCCCAAAGTCTGGAAGCACATTCCGGAGAAGAAACAGTGCATCGTCAGAGATGAGACGTTCCAACCAAG aCCATTGAAGGCTGCGGGTGAGATATCCATTGAGATCCCCACTAAGGCCTGTGCAGGACAGGCGAATTCTGTTGTATCTCTGGAGCATGTGCAGGTGGAGGTCAGCATTGAGTACACACGCAGAGGAGACCTGCACATCACGCTGACGTCTCCATCAG GTACCACCACAGTCCTGCTggcggagagagagagggacacatCATCCAACGGTTTCCGAAACTGGGCCTTTATGTCTGTGCATACCTGGGGAGAAAACCCCACCGGCACCTGGACCCTGAAGATTACAGATACG TCTGGACGGATGGAGAATGAGGGTCAGATTATCAGCTGGAAGTTGATTTTGCACGGGACGTCTGAGAAGCCAGAGCACATGAAGGAGGCGAGGGTTTACACGCCCTACAATGCTGTCCAAAACGATCGCAGAGGAGTGGAACCGATGGAAGACATGATCAAG CAGGAAGCTCCGACTCCAGCTCACAAACCTGAAATTTCAAGTCCAGTGGTCCCAGACTTACTCCCGTCTGCTGCTTCCATCAGCGTCCCTGAAAAAAATCCAGAAGCTCCAGGCTCATCCACTGCCAGTCTGGCCCTGCTGCGTCTCCTCCAGTCGGCCTTCAACAGGCAAACCCCGGCGGTTCCTCAGCACGCTCTGGCGGTTCCTCCGGCTCCTCCCAAGAGCTTTCAGCCCGAGAGGATCCCCCCGCAGAAGCTGTACCAGGCCCTCGACCAGCTAAACCACTACAGGGGCTCCGAGAACGGCCTGTTCAGTGACTACAGCGACAACTTCTACAGAGCCCAACCGTACAGACACAGAGACGACCGGCTGCTGCAGGCACTGTTTGACATGCTCGGAGATGACCAGCAGTGA